The Triplophysa dalaica isolate WHDGS20190420 chromosome 20, ASM1584641v1, whole genome shotgun sequence genome segment GTGTTTTAACTGTTAGAACTATGCACAGTTGGCGTCCTTACGCACGACATTTACGCAACGCAATAAGCTTTAAACGTTACGTTAAACATTTTCCTAAGCACTGGGAATCGCGATCATTGATGCACGTGACAGGTTACCTATGCGGACTATGCCATAGAAAGCTAATAGTTAACTACTAACAGGTCAACGATCACATATTTTCTTACCTCACTGTTTACATAGTTTGTGCACTCGCATCTTCACAGACAGTCTGTGGCGTGGCATGGCTCTGCCATTGACTTCCGCTATTCAAATCAAacagctgtttatttttgtgatccACCATGCACCCCTGTTTACGTACTGTGACGTGACGTGGCTCTGGTTGACGCATGCAGTTCATCCCGGGAAAATCTGAATTATATCAGGTCAGAAATCTTTTCaattaaatgtttgcttttctaaCCTCGAGAAATCCTCTTATTATTTATCCGATCTTTTATGAACTGTgcaagattttttaaatatatattttgatcttggagtaaaagttgtttttttattatttgattcaTCCTCAACGCTAGGTGGCGCAGGCGGTTTTAATGCCATTTTACTGTGGCGCGTAAAATGTGAGTGAATAAGAAATTTACTTCCCCTCTCTGCTGTGTGGATTATTTGGATGTTTTGATCGTATTTCGTTTTAACGCGTAAGTTACACACATTATTGTAAGTATTTAACTTTTGAAATAGCTGCAGGGATTTGTTTGCGTTGACgtttaacattacatttgtttctttctttgttcctAATTGTTGAATTGGCGGGGGTCTGTGTTTGGTTCATAGAATGGCTGAAGAGGAAGAGGATCCTGGCTTCGAGGAGGATACTGAGGACGGTGGTAACGGCATAGACTCTGGACATGGCAAAAGAAAGCGACTTTTTTCGAAAGAGTTGCGCTGCATGATGTATGGGTTTGGTGACGACCAGAATCCGTACACGGAATCCGTGGATATACTGGAGGATTTGGTCATCGAGTTTATCACGGAGATGACCCACAAGGCGATGTCTATAGGACGACAGGGCCGTGTTCAAGTGGAGGACATCGTCTTTCTAATCCGTAAGGACCCTAGAAAGTTTGCAAGAGTGAAAGATCTACTTACAATGAACGAGGAACTGAAGAAAGCCCGCAAAGCTTTTGACGAGGCTAATTATGGGtcctaaaatatttgttaaGCTGTcacgttttataaatgtagttttGCTTAATTGTGTTGTACATGTTTGTATGCTAGGGCGACATTTATTTTGGTCTGTGAAATTAGGCATAAGAATTCGCAGGTGACTGTAGGCCTTAAACTGTGgaacatttttcagttttgtctgaaatattatatgtttttaatgaacaATAAAGACACGTGGTTAAATGTTGTATAGGAGAAAAGTGGATTTTGACATACTTCAAGTCATTTGCACACATTGATGGCGTAAAagttgaatgtcatttttccaTATGCTTAAACTATGACAGTTTTctgaaagtttaaaataatttgttcagTTAATAGTTTCCAATGCTGAGTATTCACAATGTTTGCAAACAtcaaaatttgacaaaataaagAATGTTGTGTAAATTCAAgacacatttgtgttttgtcaAAGCATTGAAGCTgcattaaaatactttaatCTTGTGGTGGTTGAAGATGTAAACATAAAAGTGGGAAGTTAActatttcattttcaatgacatttaatttatatcttTTGCATGCATGGGTTGTTTAAAAGTAATATTGGCTAATAGGCTGGAAGATGTAACACATTTTCTTAAGATGTTACCATGTGCCATTTTTAGTAAACATAACTTTTCACCAAAATCAATTATTTGCAATTAATTAGTTGCAAAAacctataaattaaaataatactcaaCAGCCACTGACCTTATAAACAAGaccacatttactgtttacaaaCTTTGATGCACAGAGAATGTCAtcctaaaaaaatatgtaatatgtgCAAACAAAAATAGAGCGGTTTCCTATGAATAATGAATCTAATTGCTTATTCAATTCAGGTTGATATTATGAATGGTTTTGCTtgtaataaaaaagcaatagttatgtttttatggtaCTATAAACAGAAAACTATCTGGGAAACTAAGAGAACATACCAGAAACttctcagaaaaaaataaatgtttaattgatAGATTGCTCAAAACAATACCATACAAATCAAAATGTCAGACCAACTAAATAtgagtgtgttttattttttattctgtttcaaGCGTTTGTTCTTTAATACAGTGTTTGTAGCTTTAGCATTGGTCTATACAGCGATAACAAGCTGCTGATCTAgattaaatctagactaaacaCCCACTAAGATGAGGTCTACCATGGCATGTGCTTCTAGTGAACTGAGTACCATCATATATGATGAAGTTAAGAACCACATCACACCCTTCGGTCTTGAGGTATGAGGGTCAGTGGGAGCCCAAAATAAAGAGCATTGCAGGCTGAACCTTGGTAAACCACACACaggtgtttttctgtctgtctgctgaaGAGGTGAGATGGAGGCAGTAAGGCAAATGAGGACAAAAGGGGAAGGAGAGTTTGAGTGGCATTAAAGGGTAAGAGGTGAGAGGGGAAAGATATGTCCATGAGTTTCTGTTTTACTGCACATTCTCCATCATCTTGAGGAATTCTGTGGAAAAAAGCGGAGATGTTATTTCCTTGGTCACCACTCATACATACTTTAAAATTGAGGGAATGATTTAAGGTCATACCATCAAAGTCCAGCATGCCGTCATTGTTCTTGTCTCCGTCTTTAAGCAGCTCATCAATCTCTTCATCTGAGATGGATTCACCAGTACTACGGATGATCTCAGCAAACTCATCTCTGTCGATGTAACCGTCACCATTCCTGCAGAATAAATATAGTAAATAAAGTAAGCCTGATGTCtgattcaaacacacacaaataaaaagaaaaacatcaaatgacATACTTGTCCAGCACACGGAAGCATTCAGCCAACTCTTCCTCACTCTTGCCAGCCTGGTCCTCCTTTAGGAGTCTCACCATCATGACCAAGAACTCTTCAAAGTCAATGGATCCGCTGCCTACAAGTTTACAGTATGAAACACATGAGCTGTTGTACgctacatttttgttttttatgtttaattggTAAACACATTATTATGTTCTGTCAAAAACTGTTTACCGTCTTCATCGACCTCCTCAATGATTTCTTCCAACTCTTCTCTTGTTGGATTCTGACCCAACATCCTCATCACGGTACCCAACTCTTTGGTGCTGATATCACCGCCACCGTCGGTGTCGAACATGTCGAAGGCAGCCTTGAACTCTTTAAAAGCGACAAAAACGCAATGGAACAAATTGACgtatttaataacatataaGCCTCTGTAAGAACCAGAGTTAAAAAATAGAATTGTTCTGGCCACCCACCGGCAAGCATCTCCTCGCTCAAGTATGAGCGGGCCTCCTGTTGCGCGTCAGTCTGTAAAACGACAATGGTTACAATGTGAGCGGTTAACACGATCATTTTGATCTTGGACATATTGTCAATATATTttcattcacaaacaacaatgtttttttaaaccatgtcTGCAATTTATTTATAGTAGGCTTATAACGAAAATACCAGATTGCTGTTGCGTTATGTTCTTTTCAAGATCTGATTTACATGTTATAATAtactattttaatttgatttgatacCAATTTTAATTCACTTCTTATACAATAGTTGTTGcatcatattttacatttttaatgtgtgtatttaGGCCTATAttctttgattaaaatgttCGTTTATAATCCAAAACTCATAATGCATTAATTTGAATAAACGAGATAAAAGGCTCATTCTAAAAAGAGTATTTATTTCAGCTAGTTGCCCATCTGGTGCGTTAGGTGGTGGGCCTTGCGAGGAGCATTTGGTGTCCAAACCCCTGCTATGCAATTTTGTTACTAGGCCTATTTTAAGACTCAACATATTACCCCCCCCCCAGTCAAATTACTGTAAATGGTCATTCCGAAATGGAAACCAAGGAATGTGTCGCCCAAGCTTTTAGTTAACTTACTGACCCGCTGACTATTTCCATATCAAATAACAGTAATCAATATCAACatcttcacttttatttttaacactaGCACGCTAATAGCTCTCAGATAGAGTTTTACGAACAAATACgcacaaaagtaaaaagaaaatatatgctatatataaatatattaaattatgtaGGCTATTATGATAAAACTTCGGGGATAAActatttgaacacaaataaacaaaatgttaatgatAATTTGCGGGGCAGGAAAAAATAACATAAGTcaaatttttaaaatacaatttcaaaggtttttaaaatgcactttgCATGGGACCTTATAatcatatttgtattaataacgAACAAACCGATACATGCAATTTCAattgaataattatttttatttttcacattattcACACTATTAGCAAAGATGACGATTTGAATGTTTAATGTCTTACCATGGTTGTGGATTAGTTTCCTTTATATCCACGAGACAAGAAGTGGTCAACGCACTTACACCCCGACAGAAAGACTAAACGTCAAGTGACAGTTCAGACACACTTTAAACAGGCCACCCAAGACACGCCCACAGCCGGTAACAGGCCTCCGGATTTAGAACCCTGAACTTTTAGGGCTCGGTGGGTCCCGTAAGCCAATCGCAATGTGAAATGAGTACATTTAGCATATATTCTTTCTTTATAAACAGTATACAAGAACACGTGAAATATACAACTGCTTCATTCTGCTGTATTTATActatataaaaagaaaacacattggTACTGAGAGAATTTTAAACTGTGATTTTTTGTGGATATTTCAGCATATTTGACAAGCTTTTCTGAGGCTACCAGTCCCTGTAGTTGTGGAGAGCTTTTTTGCACTTTTcttagttcaccccaaaacatCTGTGTGATTCAGTCTTGTATGAAACACACAATAATGTTGTATAATATTAAGCAACTTTTCAGTCTTATAAGCGAGGGAATAATATTGAGCCTTTTCTTAAGTGTACAGACAGGAGTTCGTTTTTAAAATGGTTACAGCGGATAGCGTTCCGTACCACAGCCCCCTTTCAGTGAAGCAGAGAAACCCTAAACCTCTTGGGAAAGTGCTGTGCTGCAAAACTTTTGTGTGCTCTGAATAGCAAACGATTCTGATCTTCACCCCACCCAAAACCTAAAAACACAGGTACCCCATACCCTGAAGAGCCTTGTATGGCATATGCTTCCTGACTGAGGAATATTAAGACGTGGATTGGAGAAAGATCTACTGTAGGGGGAACGAGGAGGGTGTTGTCAACTATATACCTTGCGGAAGAAATGAAGTGATTTAAAATGAGAGTTTAAGGGGATGATCTGACAGCGGAAAGGTTCTGTTATGAAGTCTGTTGCCTGAATCATCTCAAGGTACCTCCTGAAGGATAATTATGATCTAAGCCTATGGCACCTTTCCATTGCAGTTCTGGAAAATGTATTCACAGCATCAACATGAGAAAATACTTTCACAACCTGAAGAAAGAGGTGTCAAGAGGATCACAGCGCTCTACCACATGAAGAATTATTTGACAACAgcttttctgaagaaaaaatggacattttttttaccgTGAGAATATTATATATCTCTACAGTATATGTG includes the following:
- the taf13 gene encoding transcription initiation factor TFIID subunit 13, whose protein sequence is MAEEEEDPGFEEDTEDGGNGIDSGHGKRKRLFSKELRCMMYGFGDDQNPYTESVDILEDLVIEFITEMTHKAMSIGRQGRVQVEDIVFLIRKDPRKFARVKDLLTMNEELKKARKAFDEANYGS
- the tnnc2.2 gene encoding troponin C, skeletal muscle, producing MTDAQQEARSYLSEEMLAEFKAAFDMFDTDGGGDISTKELGTVMRMLGQNPTREELEEIIEEVDEDGSGSIDFEEFLVMMVRLLKEDQAGKSEEELAECFRVLDKNGDGYIDRDEFAEIIRSTGESISDEEIDELLKDGDKNNDGMLDFDEFLKMMENVQ